Proteins from one Pyrobaculum neutrophilum V24Sta genomic window:
- a CDS encoding lysine--tRNA ligase, with product MAERQSAEKVGEWRRLIDSLRGAGVEPYPHSFRITHSVKALNELRRQALLEPWVGLVVRTAGRVTDVRRHPNVVFIDLYEDGARFQVMADPKLPGVEGVWRGDFLGVEGAIVKTQRGDYAVKASSLILLAKAVQPLPEWGKVDRDSPFYMRYRSVAMVLDLQLRWRIAARARFIQALREAMWKRGFIEIPTPVLQPIYGGAAARPFTTKIWAIDEEWYLRISPELYLKRYIIAGFPKVFEVGPQFRNEDIDALHNPEFWSLEAYQAYADYNDMMRLTEEVVYEAVSAVLGTGVVKYRDQTINFSPPWRRITLHDALREYGGVDPDRLTDDQIREKLRELQVPVKVYNRGVALVKLFEKLVEKKLVEPTFVLDYPEESTPLCKPHREKRGLVERFEAFVGGHEVANAYTELNDPVRQYEYFVREEELFPKEEAHPLDWDFVEELSFGMPPTGGVGIGVDRLAMVITNAESIKDVIPYPIVKRA from the coding sequence ATGGCGGAGAGGCAGAGCGCTGAGAAAGTCGGCGAGTGGCGTAGACTTATAGATTCGCTGAGGGGGGCCGGCGTGGAGCCCTACCCCCACTCCTTCCGTATTACACACAGCGTTAAGGCGCTTAACGAGCTGAGGAGGCAGGCGCTTCTGGAGCCCTGGGTTGGCCTCGTGGTGAGGACCGCCGGCAGGGTGACCGACGTGAGGAGGCACCCCAACGTCGTTTTTATAGACCTCTACGAGGACGGGGCGAGGTTCCAGGTCATGGCTGACCCCAAGCTCCCGGGGGTAGAGGGCGTGTGGCGTGGGGACTTCTTGGGGGTCGAGGGGGCCATAGTTAAAACCCAGCGGGGCGACTACGCGGTGAAGGCCTCCTCCCTGATCCTCCTGGCTAAGGCGGTTCAGCCTCTGCCGGAGTGGGGGAAGGTGGACCGGGATTCGCCGTTTTACATGAGATACCGCTCGGTGGCTATGGTCTTGGATCTCCAGCTCCGGTGGAGGATCGCGGCGAGGGCTAGGTTTATACAGGCGCTGAGGGAGGCCATGTGGAAGCGCGGCTTTATAGAGATCCCCACGCCGGTTCTCCAGCCGATCTACGGCGGCGCCGCCGCGCGCCCCTTCACGACGAAGATCTGGGCTATAGATGAGGAGTGGTACCTCCGTATATCCCCCGAGCTGTACCTAAAGCGCTACATCATCGCCGGTTTTCCCAAGGTGTTCGAGGTGGGGCCTCAGTTCCGCAACGAGGATATCGACGCGCTTCACAACCCCGAGTTCTGGTCTCTCGAGGCGTATCAAGCCTATGCGGACTACAACGACATGATGAGGCTGACGGAGGAGGTGGTGTACGAGGCCGTGTCCGCCGTCTTAGGCACAGGCGTTGTGAAGTATAGAGACCAGACCATAAACTTCTCCCCGCCCTGGCGCAGGATCACCCTCCACGACGCTCTTAGGGAGTACGGGGGCGTCGACCCGGATAGACTTACGGACGACCAGATAAGGGAGAAGCTCAGGGAGCTACAGGTCCCGGTCAAGGTCTACAACAGGGGCGTCGCCCTGGTGAAGCTCTTCGAGAAGCTGGTGGAGAAGAAGCTGGTGGAGCCCACCTTTGTGCTGGACTACCCCGAGGAGTCCACGCCGCTTTGTAAACCCCATAGGGAGAAGAGAGGCCTCGTGGAGAGGTTCGAGGCCTTCGTGGGAGGGCACGAGGTGGCTAACGCCTATACGGAGTTGAACGACCCGGTGCGTCAGTACGAATACTTCGTGAGAGAGGAGGAGCTGTTTCCAAAGGAGGAGGCGCACCCCCTCGACTGGGATTTCGTCGAAGAGCTGTCGTTTGGGATGCCTCCCACAGGGGGGGTGGGCATAGGCGTAGATAGGCTGGCGATGGTTATCACAAACGCGGAGTCTATCAAAGACGTGATCCCCTACCCAATCGTCAAGAGGGCTTAG